One Ignavibacteria bacterium genomic window carries:
- a CDS encoding bifunctional oligoribonuclease/PAP phosphatase NrnA, translated as MDYTPDELLKIIKPADKIVLTTHVVPDGDAIGSELAFCEYLKQLGKNPEIINHSPTPYFLQFLDKENKILVFKDNIEKYKHKILEADLIVLLDTNEFSRTKTMESFVNESKAKKICIDHHLGLIAENYDYVISDINSPATCEMLYHIISKDNPDYINKDTANCLYTGIMTDTGSFRYPRTTAETFSICADLITKGADPVYIYEKINAENPVSKIKLLSLFLSSLEFYNDNKICIGQLTIDDFQKSGSDNTEIEGFTSYIMSLKDVAVGIIIVELNDSLKLSFRSKGEIYVNELAKEFDGGGHKNAAGANVPKQDFNEIKKIILDKTKKYI; from the coding sequence ATGGATTACACTCCCGATGAACTGCTAAAAATTATTAAGCCCGCCGATAAAATTGTTCTGACGACCCACGTTGTTCCCGATGGCGATGCAATAGGAAGCGAGCTTGCCTTTTGTGAATACTTGAAACAGCTCGGTAAAAATCCTGAAATTATAAATCATTCTCCGACACCCTACTTTCTTCAGTTTCTCGATAAAGAAAATAAGATTTTAGTTTTCAAAGATAATATTGAAAAGTATAAACATAAAATTTTAGAAGCAGATCTGATTGTGTTGTTGGACACGAATGAATTTTCACGAACAAAAACGATGGAATCGTTTGTCAATGAATCAAAAGCAAAAAAGATTTGCATAGATCATCACTTGGGGTTAATTGCAGAAAACTATGATTATGTAATTTCTGATATAAATTCACCTGCAACTTGTGAAATGCTTTATCATATAATAAGTAAAGACAATCCGGATTACATAAACAAAGATACAGCGAATTGTTTATATACCGGCATAATGACAGATACAGGTTCTTTCAGATATCCCCGCACGACTGCTGAAACTTTTTCTATTTGTGCTGATTTAATTACAAAAGGAGCTGACCCTGTTTATATTTATGAGAAGATTAATGCAGAAAATCCTGTAAGCAAGATTAAGCTTTTGTCTCTTTTTCTTTCAAGCCTTGAATTTTATAATGATAATAAAATTTGCATAGGACAGTTAACTATAGATGATTTTCAAAAATCAGGTTCGGATAATACCGAGATTGAGGGTTTTACTTCTTATATTATGTCGTTGAAAGATGTTGCGGTGGGTATTATCATAGTAGAGTTAAATGACAGTTTGAAACTATCATTCAGGTCAAAGGGAGAAATTTATGTCAACGAACTTGCCAAAGAATTTGACGGAGGCGGACATAAAAATGCTGCCGGTGCGAACGTTCCTAAACAAGATTTTAATGAGATAAAAAAGATAATTTTAGATAAAACCAAAAAATACATTTAA
- the panB gene encoding 3-methyl-2-oxobutanoate hydroxymethyltransferase translates to MSIDKEKDKHITTKVLYSMKERGEKITMLTAYDFLTAKFLDASGIEVILVGDSLGNVIQGNETTLPVTLDEMVYHAKIVKRAVKNAIVVADMPFMSYQVGTEEAIRHCGRMMKETGCDAVKMEGGDYIAETVRRVVEIGIPVMGHLGLTPQSINKFGSYKTRGKEKEEADKIYKDALLLEKMGCFAIVLEKIPAPLGKKVSKAIKIPTIGIGAGPDCDGQVLVTHDMLGMIQEFKPRFVRRYMNFADDVKKSFTKYISDVKSGEFPTKDESYY, encoded by the coding sequence ATGTCAATCGACAAAGAAAAAGACAAGCACATAACCACGAAGGTTCTTTACTCGATGAAAGAGCGCGGGGAGAAAATCACAATGCTTACAGCGTATGATTTTCTTACTGCAAAATTTCTTGATGCTTCAGGAATCGAAGTTATACTTGTCGGTGATTCTTTGGGTAATGTTATTCAGGGGAATGAAACAACACTTCCCGTTACACTCGATGAAATGGTTTATCACGCAAAGATTGTAAAACGTGCCGTAAAAAATGCAATCGTTGTTGCAGACATGCCTTTCATGAGCTACCAGGTCGGAACGGAAGAAGCGATAAGACATTGCGGAAGAATGATGAAAGAAACAGGATGCGATGCTGTGAAGATGGAAGGCGGAGATTACATTGCAGAGACAGTAAGAAGAGTTGTTGAAATAGGAATTCCGGTGATGGGGCATCTCGGGCTTACACCGCAATCAATAAATAAATTTGGAAGCTATAAAACCCGCGGCAAGGAAAAAGAAGAAGCTGATAAAATTTATAAAGATGCATTACTGCTTGAGAAGATGGGCTGCTTCGCAATAGTTCTTGAAAAAATTCCTGCTCCTTTAGGCAAAAAAGTTTCTAAAGCAATAAAAATACCGACAATTGGCATCGGCGCAGGACCTGATTGCGACGGACAGGTGCTTGTTACACATGATATGCTTGGTATGATTCAGGAGTTTAAGCCGAGATTCGTACGCAGGTATATGAACTTTGCCGATGACGTAAAAAAATCTTTTACAAAATACATTTCTGATGTAAAGTCAGGTGAGTTTCCCACGAAAGACGAGAGTTATTATTAA
- the lpxA gene encoding acyl-ACP--UDP-N-acetylglucosamine O-acyltransferase, translating into MSNSVISNKARIGSNFKIGNFSVIEDDVVIGDNVEIGNNVTIANGARIANGVKISHGAVIATQPQDLKFSGEVTTAEIGEGTVIREYVTVNRGTKYSNKVVVGKNCFIMAYVHVAHDCIIGDNVILANSVQMGGHVEIDDYTIIGGLVGIHQFVKIGKQTMIAAHSMLVKDVPPYIVAGNDPVQYEGINHIGLKRRGFTSEQLAKLREVYEIIYNSGLNVSDAVKKAKSEIKADNNINDVFDFIEKRSTRGIIRGLK; encoded by the coding sequence TTGTCTAACTCAGTCATATCAAATAAAGCGCGCATAGGCTCCAATTTTAAAATTGGGAATTTTTCCGTAATAGAAGATGACGTTGTCATCGGAGATAATGTTGAAATAGGAAATAATGTAACCATTGCCAACGGCGCAAGAATTGCAAACGGGGTGAAGATTTCTCATGGAGCGGTAATTGCAACCCAGCCGCAGGATTTAAAATTTTCAGGTGAAGTAACAACTGCAGAAATTGGTGAAGGAACTGTAATACGCGAATATGTAACAGTAAACCGCGGGACAAAATACAGCAATAAAGTTGTCGTTGGAAAAAATTGTTTCATTATGGCTTATGTTCACGTTGCTCATGATTGCATAATAGGAGATAATGTCATCCTTGCAAACAGCGTTCAGATGGGTGGACATGTGGAAATTGATGATTACACAATTATTGGGGGTCTTGTCGGCATTCATCAATTTGTGAAAATCGGAAAACAAACGATGATTGCAGCCCATTCCATGCTTGTCAAAGATGTTCCGCCTTACATTGTTGCAGGCAATGATCCTGTACAGTATGAGGGAATTAATCATATAGGTCTTAAACGCCGCGGATTTACAAGCGAACAGCTTGCAAAGCTTCGCGAAGTTTATGAAATTATTTATAATTCCGGCTTAAACGTTTCCGACGCAGTGAAAAAAGCTAAATCAGAAATTAAAGCTGATAATAACATAAATGATGTTTTTGATTTTATTGAAAAAAGAAGTACACGCGGAATCATAAGAGGGCTGAAATAA
- a CDS encoding glycosyltransferase family 2 protein, with translation MPDNLLKKDSGELKNTELNKKTETKNSEKSDNSVNGSKIKKPVQRRYQKNNFRRQFKREPLQSQKPNITGNAEKPQLVKSRNIPEREQNHQSQKLNKPLVSDYTKIVPQGKMISVVVPLYNEEESLMELSLKLRDVFDRMKCMYEVIFVDDGSNDGSFKQIKYIHSRNSRFHCIKFRRNYGKSAALQAGFDMARGDYVITMDADLQDDPDEIPELITMLNSGYDLVSGWKKVRHDPFIKKHTSKFFNYVTSKMSGIKLHDFNCGLKAYKKDLVKSVRVYGEMHRYIPVLAHLSGFKVTEKPVKHHARKYGVTKFGISRFFNGFFDLLTVMFNTKFHTKPLHLFGLFGIISFIIGFVITAYLTVMKFAAGQYISERPLFLVGLLFIIVGTQFFSLGLIAEMITKNQMKDEEILVETTI, from the coding sequence ATGCCAGATAATTTACTTAAAAAAGATTCCGGTGAGCTCAAAAATACCGAATTAAACAAAAAAACCGAGACAAAAAATTCTGAAAAATCCGATAACAGCGTAAACGGTTCAAAAATAAAAAAACCTGTTCAGAGACGTTATCAGAAAAATAATTTCAGAAGACAATTTAAACGTGAACCTCTGCAATCCCAAAAACCAAATATCACCGGGAACGCCGAAAAACCCCAGCTTGTTAAATCACGCAATATTCCTGAACGTGAACAAAATCATCAGTCTCAGAAATTAAACAAACCTTTAGTATCCGATTACACAAAAATCGTCCCGCAGGGAAAAATGATTTCCGTTGTTGTGCCGTTATATAACGAAGAAGAATCATTGATGGAACTGTCTCTTAAATTAAGAGATGTGTTCGACAGGATGAAATGCATGTATGAAGTTATTTTTGTCGATGATGGAAGCAATGACGGTTCTTTCAAACAGATAAAATACATTCACTCACGCAACAGCAGGTTTCACTGCATAAAGTTCAGAAGAAATTACGGAAAGTCAGCAGCGCTTCAGGCAGGATTTGACATGGCGCGCGGTGATTATGTAATTACAATGGATGCAGATTTGCAGGATGACCCTGATGAAATTCCTGAACTTATTACTATGCTTAACTCAGGTTATGATTTAGTCAGCGGATGGAAAAAAGTTCGACACGACCCGTTTATCAAAAAACATACATCGAAGTTTTTTAATTATGTGACATCGAAGATGTCAGGAATTAAACTTCATGACTTCAATTGCGGTCTAAAAGCATATAAAAAAGATTTGGTGAAATCCGTCAGAGTTTACGGTGAAATGCACCGGTATATACCTGTTTTAGCGCATTTATCGGGTTTTAAAGTAACTGAAAAGCCCGTAAAACATCATGCCAGAAAATACGGCGTTACGAAATTCGGTATCAGCAGATTCTTCAACGGATTTTTTGATTTGCTTACAGTGATGTTTAATACAAAGTTTCATACCAAACCGCTTCATTTGTTCGGTTTGTTCGGAATAATTTCTTTTATAATAGGTTTTGTAATTACTGCTTATCTGACAGTAATGAAATTTGCTGCAGGGCAATATATCAGCGAACGTCCGTTATTTCTTGTCGGACTTTTATTTATAATTGTCGGAACACAGTTTTTTTCACTGGGTCTGATAGCAGAGATGATAACAAAAAACCAGATGAAAGACGAAGAAATTCTGGTAGAAACCACAATCTAA
- the gatA gene encoding Asp-tRNA(Asn)/Glu-tRNA(Gln) amidotransferase subunit GatA has product MMNQNRNLKEIQENLYSGDLKLVDLVNHYLENIKKKSSLNVFISVFEDEALQRAKEIQKKINNKSAGKLAGLVISVKDVISIKDKLHTCGSKILSNFYALYNSTAVQRLLDEDAIIIGKVNCDEFAMGSSNENSYFGLVRNPIDETRVPGGSSGGSAVSVAAEMCLVSLGSETGGSIRQPASFCGITGLKATYGRISRFGLTAFASSCDSIGVFAKNNYDIAAVMKVISGKDERDSTSSPVEVDDYVNEISKTYSPKDIKFGFVKEYFGEGLNEEIKQSILVKIEHLRKKGFEVKEVSLPHSKYVIQTYYILTCAEASSNLARYDGVRYGYRTEDFTNLEEMYVNTRAEGFGAEVKRRIMLGTYVLSSGYYDAYYRKGQKMRRMITQDFDNAFKEVDFILSPTTPTTAFKIGEKTDDPLSMYLNDIYTASVNLAAIPAISIPAGTDSNGLPFGLQIMGKKFDESGLLRAAELFQN; this is encoded by the coding sequence ATGATGAACCAAAACCGAAATCTTAAAGAGATACAGGAAAATTTATATTCAGGTGATTTAAAGCTTGTTGATTTAGTAAATCACTACTTAGAGAACATAAAAAAAAAATCTTCCCTCAACGTTTTCATTTCGGTATTTGAAGACGAAGCTCTTCAGCGCGCAAAAGAAATCCAGAAAAAGATTAATAACAAATCCGCAGGCAAGCTTGCAGGACTTGTCATTTCCGTCAAAGACGTAATTTCCATTAAAGACAAGCTTCATACATGCGGTTCAAAAATTCTCAGTAATTTTTATGCTTTGTATAATTCAACTGCTGTGCAGAGATTGCTTGATGAAGACGCAATCATCATCGGCAAAGTCAACTGCGATGAATTTGCAATGGGTTCATCGAATGAAAATTCATACTTCGGTCTTGTTAGAAATCCCATTGATGAAACACGCGTTCCGGGCGGTTCATCGGGCGGAAGCGCAGTATCTGTTGCTGCTGAGATGTGCCTTGTATCACTTGGCTCAGAGACAGGCGGTTCGATAAGACAGCCCGCTTCTTTTTGTGGAATCACGGGACTTAAAGCAACATACGGAAGAATTTCCAGATTCGGCTTAACAGCTTTTGCTTCTTCATGCGATTCAATAGGAGTGTTTGCAAAAAATAATTATGACATCGCTGCTGTGATGAAAGTTATTTCAGGAAAAGATGAACGCGATTCAACTTCATCGCCTGTCGAAGTTGATGATTATGTAAATGAGATTTCAAAAACATATTCACCAAAAGACATCAAGTTTGGTTTTGTAAAAGAATATTTCGGTGAAGGACTTAACGAAGAAATAAAACAAAGTATTTTAGTAAAAATCGAACATCTCAGAAAAAAAGGTTTTGAAGTTAAAGAGGTTTCATTGCCTCATTCAAAATATGTCATTCAAACTTATTATATTTTAACCTGCGCTGAAGCATCGAGCAATCTTGCGAGATATGACGGAGTTCGCTATGGATACCGCACGGAGGATTTTACAAACCTGGAAGAAATGTATGTCAACACCCGAGCGGAAGGATTCGGCGCAGAAGTAAAACGAAGAATTATGCTCGGAACTTATGTGCTTTCATCGGGATATTATGATGCATATTACCGCAAGGGACAAAAGATGAGAAGAATGATTACGCAGGATTTCGATAACGCATTCAAAGAAGTTGATTTTATTTTATCTCCAACCACACCAACCACAGCATTTAAAATAGGTGAAAAAACCGATGACCCGCTGTCGATGTATCTCAATGATATTTATACTGCATCGGTAAATCTCGCAGCAATACCTGCCATTTCAATTCCAGCGGGAACAGACTCAAACGGTCTGCCGTTCGGACTTCAGATAATGGGCAAAAAGTTCGACGAATCAGGACTCTTAAGAGCCGCCGAGCTTTTCCAAAACTAA
- a CDS encoding twin-arginine translocase TatA/TatE family subunit: protein MFGLGTPEIILIVIVILVLFGAKKIPELMQGLGKGVKEFKKATTDIEKDINTASNDEPKPKS, encoded by the coding sequence ATGTTCGGATTAGGAACACCGGAAATAATATTAATAGTGATAGTGATTTTAGTTTTGTTCGGAGCGAAAAAAATTCCCGAATTGATGCAGGGATTAGGCAAAGGCGTGAAGGAATTTAAGAAAGCAACCACTGACATAGAAAAGGACATAAACACCGCTTCAAATGATGAACCAAAACCGAAATCTTAA
- the purQ gene encoding phosphoribosylformylglycinamidine synthase subunit PurQ produces the protein MNAKIGVVVFPGSNCDHDAYYVCKEIIKADTKFLWHKDSSIEDRNIIILPGGFSYGDYLRCGAISRFSPIMTDVIRFANNGGIVMGICNGFQVLCESGLLPGALLRNENLKFVCDTVSLKVENNKSIFTGNYDIKQNIDIPVAHGEGNYFCDDNTLTELISNNQILFRYNNNPNGSLDNIAGIQNKNRNVLGMMPHPERASDEVLGLNDGLKLFQSVVESVI, from the coding sequence ATGAATGCAAAAATAGGCGTTGTAGTTTTTCCCGGCTCTAATTGCGACCATGATGCATATTATGTCTGCAAAGAAATAATAAAAGCCGACACAAAATTTTTGTGGCACAAGGATAGCTCAATCGAAGACAGAAACATTATCATTCTTCCCGGCGGATTTTCTTACGGCGATTATTTAAGATGCGGAGCAATCTCGAGATTTTCTCCGATTATGACAGATGTAATTCGCTTTGCTAACAATGGCGGAATTGTAATGGGTATCTGCAATGGCTTTCAGGTGCTTTGCGAGTCAGGTTTGCTTCCCGGCGCATTGCTGAGAAATGAAAACCTTAAGTTTGTCTGTGATACAGTTTCATTGAAAGTCGAAAATAATAAAAGTATTTTTACGGGTAATTATGACATAAAGCAGAACATCGATATTCCTGTAGCGCATGGCGAAGGAAATTATTTCTGTGATGACAATACATTAACGGAGCTTATAAGCAACAACCAGATTTTGTTCAGATATAACAATAACCCGAACGGTTCTTTGGATAATATAGCGGGCATTCAGAATAAGAACAGAAATGTTCTCGGCATGATGCCGCATCCTGAAAGAGCTTCGGATGAAGTTTTAGGTTTAAACGACGGACTAAAGCTTTTTCAGTCTGTTGTTGAAAGTGTAATTTAG
- the purS gene encoding phosphoribosylformylglycinamidine synthase subunit PurS: MYLAKVVIRLRESILDPQGKAVEHSLKSLGFNAILDTRIGKYIELKIDAENVEDARILIEGACEKLLANPVMEDFSYEVEELKEVEA; the protein is encoded by the coding sequence ATGTATTTAGCGAAAGTTGTCATACGTTTGCGTGAATCAATACTCGACCCGCAGGGAAAAGCCGTTGAGCATTCACTTAAATCACTCGGATTTAATGCAATTCTCGATACAAGAATCGGGAAATATATTGAACTTAAAATCGATGCTGAGAATGTCGAAGATGCGAGAATCTTAATTGAGGGTGCTTGCGAAAAGCTTCTTGCAAATCCTGTGATGGAAGATTTTTCATATGAAGTTGAAGAATTAAAAGAAGTCGAAGCATGA
- a CDS encoding sigma-70 family RNA polymerase sigma factor: MSEEKTDYKKLSDEQLIFKFQQDDVQAFNEIVLRYKDKLVNFLFRYTGSRDESEDLAQDTFLKLYRSKHLYREIAKFSTWFYTIAINIAKTNLRKKSRYNSISISDFDPENDKDFDLTADVQLPDEAANAATENEFIQKAINQLSDKFKEVIIMRDVEDLEYEEIAKITGLPLGTVKSRINRGREKLKEMLSGIYKPDNE; this comes from the coding sequence TTGTCTGAAGAAAAAACAGATTATAAGAAATTATCAGACGAACAACTTATTTTCAAATTTCAGCAGGATGATGTTCAGGCATTCAATGAAATTGTTCTTAGATATAAAGATAAGCTTGTCAACTTTCTGTTCAGGTACACCGGCAGCAGGGATGAATCCGAAGATTTAGCGCAGGATACATTTCTGAAGCTTTATAGGTCAAAGCATTTATACAGAGAGATAGCGAAATTCTCAACCTGGTTTTATACGATTGCAATTAACATCGCAAAAACCAATCTGCGGAAAAAAAGCAGATATAATTCGATTTCGATCAGCGACTTCGACCCTGAGAATGATAAAGACTTCGATTTGACGGCCGATGTTCAGCTTCCCGATGAAGCTGCAAATGCGGCAACTGAAAATGAATTTATACAGAAGGCAATCAATCAGTTAAGTGACAAGTTTAAAGAAGTAATTATTATGCGCGATGTGGAAGACCTCGAGTACGAAGAAATTGCGAAGATTACAGGGCTTCCGCTGGGAACAGTAAAGTCCCGCATAAATCGCGGAAGAGAGAAGCTCAAAGAAATGCTGAGCGGTATTTACAAACCTGACAACGAATGA
- the holA gene encoding DNA polymerase III subunit delta produces the protein MPKSPSFKTSFSSLIDKIKKGQVQNNYLLFCSQKVLFDDFIATLGDKFAGKDFNLKDNYRIYFSDEDDILNVLNECSNIGFFVEKKIVMLKLIKKSGVKGLKIADKKSLMDYYNNFNPDTILILNDANEDYNPDNYADLINPNLAIYDVNEFSETAYKNWIKYRFDDYEISDNEIEYLMQFMNMSYDEMNQEIEKLKIYCMESKKITKEDINLCVGVTKDFSETALIKSVLEKDSEKALQIYESLILKKDVEIFLLILLNSAFISIAKLTDPQTRQLSGFPLKRALKLWYDSDELLPVYKSYLSQINEIQLNKAFSYIYSVEKAFKSSDTDKNLTFSKLIIDLCNL, from the coding sequence ATGCCTAAATCTCCATCATTCAAAACATCATTCAGCTCCCTGATTGATAAAATCAAAAAGGGGCAGGTTCAGAATAACTATCTTTTGTTTTGCAGTCAGAAGGTGTTGTTCGATGATTTTATTGCTACACTGGGAGATAAATTCGCAGGAAAAGATTTTAACCTTAAAGACAATTACAGGATTTATTTCTCCGATGAAGATGATATTCTGAATGTTCTCAATGAATGCTCTAACATAGGATTTTTTGTTGAGAAAAAAATTGTTATGCTGAAGCTGATTAAAAAATCCGGCGTCAAAGGGTTAAAAATTGCGGATAAGAAATCATTGATGGATTATTATAATAATTTTAATCCCGATACGATTTTAATTCTTAATGACGCAAACGAAGATTACAATCCTGATAACTATGCAGATTTGATTAATCCCAATCTTGCGATTTATGATGTGAATGAATTTTCCGAAACTGCTTACAAGAACTGGATTAAATACCGCTTCGATGATTACGAAATTTCCGATAATGAAATTGAATACCTAATGCAGTTTATGAATATGTCTTATGATGAGATGAATCAGGAAATTGAGAAACTGAAAATTTACTGCATGGAATCAAAAAAGATTACAAAGGAAGACATAAACCTTTGCGTCGGAGTTACAAAAGATTTTTCCGAAACTGCTCTCATAAAATCAGTTCTTGAAAAAGACTCTGAAAAAGCATTGCAGATTTATGAAAGCTTAATCCTAAAAAAAGACGTCGAGATTTTTCTGCTTATACTTCTCAACAGCGCATTTATTTCGATTGCAAAGCTCACCGACCCGCAGACCCGCCAGCTTTCCGGCTTTCCGCTCAAGCGTGCGCTCAAGCTTTGGTATGATTCCGATGAACTTTTACCTGTCTATAAAAGTTATCTATCCCAAATAAACGAAATTCAATTAAACAAAGCTTTTAGCTATATTTACAGCGTGGAAAAAGCGTTTAAATCATCCGATACTGATAAAAATTTGACGTTTTCTAAACTGATAATTGACCTATGTAATTTGTAA
- a CDS encoding DUF2188 domain-containing protein: MAKKNQHVIPFGGGWGVKGAGNSKVTVITTTQKEAINVARDIAKNNKTEVVIHGRDGKIRDKDSYGKDPNPPRDKKH, from the coding sequence ATGGCAAAAAAAAATCAACATGTAATTCCATTTGGTGGTGGATGGGGTGTTAAAGGAGCAGGTAATAGTAAAGTCACAGTAATTACTACTACTCAGAAAGAAGCAATAAATGTAGCAAGGGATATTGCAAAAAATAATAAAACCGAAGTTGTTATTCATGGAAGAGATGGAAAAATAAGAGATAAAGATAGTTATGGAAAGGATCCAAATCCTCCTCGTGATAAGAAACATTAA
- a CDS encoding YhcH/YjgK/YiaL family protein: MVIDTLKNSAQYHSLHPNFKTAFDYLTSTDFSKTANATYELDGKNVYAIVSEYDTKPALDGKWESHLKYYDIQFIAQGQEFMGYVNKNYMKILEEYNDENDFMLWQEKDKGTSVENIDVNFIHFKENNFMILGPDDIHMPGIVISEPEKVKKVVVKVLI, translated from the coding sequence ATGGTAATCGACACTCTCAAAAACTCAGCGCAATATCATTCTCTTCATCCTAATTTCAAAACGGCTTTTGATTATCTGACGTCAACCGATTTTTCGAAAACGGCAAACGCAACTTATGAGCTCGATGGAAAAAATGTTTATGCAATCGTAAGCGAATATGACACCAAGCCCGCTCTCGACGGAAAATGGGAATCGCATCTAAAATATTATGACATTCAGTTTATTGCTCAGGGACAGGAGTTTATGGGATATGTAAATAAAAATTATATGAAAATCTTGGAAGAATATAACGATGAAAATGATTTTATGCTCTGGCAGGAAAAAGACAAAGGAACAAGTGTCGAAAACATAGACGTGAATTTCATACACTTCAAGGAAAACAACTTCATGATTCTCGGACCTGATGACATACACATGCCCGGCATCGTAATCAGCGAACCCGAGAAAGTAAAGAAAGTGGTTGTGAAGGTGCTGATATAA
- a CDS encoding peptidylprolyl isomerase: MKSLNILLAGIFFCVSVAAGCGKTENTGNTTSSGTRQNTTNSSQQTQNTQTQQTQTKDTAVKKDSVNKEEKKVDDKKSAGDVVNMKTSMGNIKIKLYTDKAPITAGNFKELVEKGFYDGIIFHRVIDGFMIQGGDPTGTGTGGSGKVIKDEFGPGLKHDKKGMLSMANAGPNTGTSQFFITLAPTPWLDGKHAIFGEVIEGMDVVEKIGKTKTGPGDKPVTEVKMIKVTMDD, translated from the coding sequence ATGAAATCACTAAACATTTTATTAGCAGGTATTTTTTTCTGTGTGTCTGTAGCTGCAGGATGCGGTAAAACCGAAAACACCGGCAATACAACATCAAGCGGGACAAGACAGAATACAACAAATTCATCCCAGCAAACACAGAATACACAAACCCAACAAACACAAACTAAAGATACGGCTGTCAAAAAAGACTCCGTAAACAAAGAGGAGAAAAAAGTGGACGATAAAAAATCAGCAGGCGACGTTGTGAACATGAAAACCTCAATGGGGAACATAAAAATAAAATTATATACCGATAAAGCCCCAATCACTGCAGGCAATTTCAAAGAACTTGTAGAAAAAGGATTTTACGACGGAATAATTTTTCACAGAGTTATCGACGGATTTATGATTCAGGGCGGAGACCCAACAGGAACCGGCACAGGCGGTTCAGGAAAAGTTATCAAAGATGAATTTGGCCCGGGATTGAAACATGATAAAAAAGGAATGCTTTCCATGGCTAATGCAGGTCCTAACACGGGAACTTCGCAGTTCTTTATTACGCTTGCTCCGACACCATGGCTTGACGGCAAACATGCAATTTTCGGTGAAGTTATCGAAGGAATGGATGTTGTCGAAAAAATCGGCAAAACCAAAACAGGTCCCGGCGACAAACCTGTTACGGAAGTGAAGATGATTAAAGTTACAATGGACGACTAA